Below is a genomic region from Streptomyces ferrugineus.
CCTCGATCCGGAGGTACTGGTCCGGTTCGGGCTGCCGAAGGAGATGCCGTGAACTCCGGGGAACTGCTGGAACGTTCGCTGGCCTATGCGCTGGGCAGCGTCGCCGAGGTCGGGCCCGCGGGCCTCGGGCGGGACACGCCCTGCGCCGAGTGGGACCTGGGGGAGCTGCTCGATCACCTCGACGACTCGCTGGAGGCGCTGTACGAGGGGCTGACGGGCGGCCGGATCGAGCTGTTCCCGCGTGCCGACCGCGCCTGTGGCTTCCGTACGCGCGCGTGCGCGGTGCTCGGCGCCTGGGCCGCCGGGCCGCCCCCCTCGACGCTGGTGGGGGAGCGGCCGCTGGACGTGCGGGTGATGGGGGCCGTGGGGGCCGTGGAGATCGCCGTGCACGGGTGGGACGTCGCCCAGGCCTGCGGCCGGCCCCGGCCCATCCCGGTCGCGCTCGCGGCCGAGCTGCTGAGCGTCGCCCGGTGCGTGGTCGCGGAGGAGGACCGCGGGGTGCGCTTCGCCGCGCCGGTCGTGGTGCCGCCACGCGCGCGTGCCGACGTGCGGCTGCTGGGCTTCCTGGGCCGCCGCGATTCCTTTCCGCGGTGAGCCTGGTCTGCCTTCCGTGAGTGACCCCTGGTGATCTCACGGAAGGCATCGTCATGACCGAGACCCTCAAGGCCCCACCTCTGCGCACCCCGCCCGCCGGACCGACGCCGGCACACCGGGTGTGGACCGTCGCCCTC
It encodes:
- a CDS encoding TIGR03086 family metal-binding protein; translated protein: MNSGELLERSLAYALGSVAEVGPAGLGRDTPCAEWDLGELLDHLDDSLEALYEGLTGGRIELFPRADRACGFRTRACAVLGAWAAGPPPSTLVGERPLDVRVMGAVGAVEIAVHGWDVAQACGRPRPIPVALAAELLSVARCVVAEEDRGVRFAAPVVVPPRARADVRLLGFLGRRDSFPR